A genomic region of Chlorobaculum parvum NCIB 8327 contains the following coding sequences:
- the uvrA gene encoding excinuclease ABC subunit UvrA — protein sequence MSSTQNRTESNTSIASTENGAETRLPDIVLRGVSTHNLKHVTVRIPRNRFVVLTGLSGSGKSSLAFDTLYAEGHRRYVESLSAYVRQFLERMPKPEIESVEGIAPAIAIEQKAIPKNPRSTVGTVSEIYDYLRLLYARIGKIYSRDTGELVLKHTPEDVSLQARFFEDRTRFYVGYPFPSHHDLKHHDRTVAEELKNLLKKGFFRLLKDETVLDISDEKVRAGVEKLKRDELSNLLVLVDRFAAKKDEKVYSRVAQAAETCFAESDGHAIIRVAGGKEYRFSDRLELNGVVYQEPSPQLFAFNSPIGACTACQGFGRIAGIDEDAVIPDKSLSLKEGAISCWNSEKYSWYRKQLLNIAPEVGIPVDVPYEKLSRVHREMVWKGIPERSFKGVRPFFEEIEKDAGYKVHYRVFLSRYRGYATCPECEGARLNPDALQVRVSGRNIGEVVRMTIADAQEFFQGLDISPFDRSVADSVLREINKRLGYLMDVGLDYLTLDRLTHTLSGGEFQRINLSTSLGSPLVGAIYILDEPSIGLHQSDSARLVALLKRLRDLGNTVVVVEHDREIIEAADEVIDLGPRAGRLGGEVVFHGPPSAMAGATGSLTADYLSDRKKIAVPAERRTPDFSRCIEITGAMQNNLRNIDVRFPLGVMTCITGVSGSGKSTLVNDILKLGIIREKEGSREKVGTHRAIKGVELIEKVEHVDQSPIGKSSRSNPATYLKIFDDIRQLFASTRESKSRGWKPGYFSFNIPGGRCETCAGEGTVKIEMQFLADIEAVCEECEGKRYKSSTLEVKYNGLSIDEVLDLTVEEAITFFRSEKSIQKKLKVLQDVGLEYIRLGQSSSTLSGGEAQRLKLAHFISRSDVSNTLFIFDEPTTGLHFDDIDKLVRCFEELMARGNTLVIIEHNPDIIKQADWIIDLGPGAGVRGGEVVAVGTPEEIRDCEASLTGRHLKGYV from the coding sequence ATGTCATCCACTCAGAACCGTACCGAATCAAATACATCCATCGCAAGCACGGAGAATGGAGCTGAAACAAGGCTTCCCGACATCGTGCTTCGCGGCGTTTCGACGCATAACCTCAAGCATGTCACCGTTCGTATTCCCCGCAACCGGTTTGTCGTTCTGACCGGCTTGAGCGGTTCTGGCAAGTCGAGCCTGGCGTTCGATACGCTCTATGCCGAAGGCCATCGGCGCTACGTCGAGTCGCTTTCGGCCTACGTGCGGCAGTTTCTCGAACGGATGCCCAAGCCTGAGATCGAGAGCGTCGAGGGAATCGCGCCAGCTATCGCCATCGAGCAGAAGGCGATTCCGAAGAATCCCCGTTCGACGGTCGGCACCGTCTCTGAAATCTACGACTACCTGCGACTGCTTTATGCGCGAATCGGCAAGATCTATTCGCGCGACACCGGCGAGCTGGTGCTGAAGCACACGCCTGAGGATGTGAGTTTGCAGGCGCGGTTCTTCGAGGATCGTACGCGCTTTTATGTGGGCTATCCTTTTCCCAGCCATCACGACCTCAAGCATCACGATCGTACCGTGGCTGAGGAGCTGAAGAATCTTTTGAAGAAGGGCTTTTTCAGGCTGCTCAAGGATGAGACCGTACTCGATATTTCGGATGAGAAGGTTCGCGCCGGGGTGGAAAAGCTCAAGCGCGATGAACTGTCGAATCTGCTGGTGCTGGTTGACCGGTTTGCCGCCAAAAAGGATGAGAAAGTTTACAGCCGTGTCGCACAGGCTGCCGAGACCTGCTTTGCCGAGTCGGATGGCCACGCCATCATTCGCGTCGCCGGAGGCAAGGAGTACCGCTTCAGCGACCGGCTGGAGCTGAACGGCGTGGTTTATCAGGAGCCGTCGCCGCAGCTCTTCGCGTTCAACTCGCCCATCGGGGCGTGCACGGCATGTCAAGGGTTCGGTCGGATCGCGGGCATCGATGAGGATGCGGTCATTCCCGACAAATCGCTGAGCCTGAAGGAGGGCGCGATTTCGTGCTGGAACTCCGAGAAGTATTCGTGGTATCGCAAGCAGTTGCTGAACATTGCGCCCGAAGTGGGCATTCCTGTCGATGTGCCGTACGAAAAGCTCAGCCGCGTGCATCGCGAGATGGTCTGGAAGGGCATTCCGGAGCGGAGTTTCAAGGGCGTGCGCCCATTTTTCGAGGAGATCGAAAAGGATGCAGGCTACAAGGTGCATTACCGGGTGTTCCTGAGTCGCTACCGGGGCTACGCCACCTGTCCGGAGTGCGAGGGAGCGCGGCTCAATCCCGACGCCTTGCAGGTACGGGTCTCCGGCAGGAACATCGGCGAAGTCGTGCGTATGACCATCGCCGATGCGCAGGAGTTTTTCCAGGGGCTCGACATTTCGCCTTTCGACCGCTCGGTGGCCGACTCGGTGCTGCGCGAGATCAACAAGCGGCTCGGCTACCTGATGGATGTCGGGCTTGACTACCTCACGCTCGACCGGCTGACGCACACCCTCTCCGGCGGCGAGTTCCAGCGCATCAACCTTTCGACCTCGCTCGGCTCACCGCTGGTGGGCGCAATCTACATTCTCGACGAGCCGAGCATCGGCCTGCACCAGAGCGACTCGGCGCGGCTCGTGGCGCTGCTCAAGCGGCTGCGCGACCTCGGCAACACGGTGGTGGTGGTCGAGCACGACCGCGAAATCATCGAGGCTGCCGACGAGGTGATCGACCTCGGCCCGCGCGCCGGACGGCTCGGGGGCGAGGTGGTGTTCCACGGCCCGCCGTCGGCGATGGCAGGGGCGACGGGATCGCTGACTGCCGATTATCTCAGTGATCGCAAAAAGATCGCTGTGCCTGCCGAGCGGCGCACGCCGGACTTTTCGCGCTGCATTGAAATCACCGGCGCGATGCAGAACAACCTGCGCAACATTGACGTTCGATTCCCGCTCGGCGTCATGACCTGCATCACCGGCGTGAGCGGCTCGGGCAAATCGACGCTCGTGAACGACATCCTCAAGCTCGGTATCATCCGTGAAAAAGAGGGTTCGCGCGAGAAGGTTGGCACGCACCGGGCCATCAAGGGCGTCGAGCTGATCGAGAAGGTCGAGCATGTCGATCAGTCGCCCATCGGCAAATCGAGCCGCAGCAATCCGGCCACCTACCTCAAGATTTTCGACGACATCCGTCAGCTCTTCGCCTCGACCCGCGAGAGCAAGTCACGCGGCTGGAAGCCTGGCTACTTCTCGTTCAACATCCCCGGCGGGCGCTGCGAAACCTGCGCGGGCGAAGGTACGGTCAAGATCGAGATGCAGTTTCTGGCCGACATCGAGGCGGTGTGCGAAGAGTGCGAGGGCAAACGCTATAAATCCTCGACGCTGGAGGTGAAGTACAACGGTCTGTCGATCGACGAGGTGCTTGATCTGACCGTCGAGGAGGCGATCACCTTTTTCAGGTCGGAAAAGTCGATTCAGAAGAAGCTCAAAGTGTTGCAGGATGTGGGGCTTGAATACATCCGCCTCGGCCAGTCATCCAGCACGCTTTCCGGCGGCGAGGCGCAGCGACTGAAGCTCGCGCACTTTATCTCACGCTCCGACGTGAGCAACACGCTCTTCATCTTTGACGAGCCTACCACCGGCCTCCACTTCGACGACATCGACAAGCTGGTGCGCTGCTTCGAGGAGCTGATGGCGCGCGGCAACACACTGGTCATCATCGAGCACAATCCCGACATCATCAAACAGGCTGATTGGATCATCGACCTCGGCCCCGGCGCAGGTGTGCGTGGTGGCGAGGTGGTCGCCGTCGGTACACCCGAAGAGATTCGTGATTGCGAAGCTTCCCTGACGGGCAGGCATTTGAAGGGGTACGTGTAG
- a CDS encoding Rrf2 family transcriptional regulator gives MLQVSRKFEYGLHAVSYLAMKGPERPVTVKELASEIGFSQVFLAKAMQSLNKAGITRSVQGVKGGYTLARPAEQITVADIGVAIEGEPHLMRCSQENCDCEIESTCSHKAYMFNLQKRIQQLLAETTVASLLHNYHAPVSG, from the coding sequence ATGCTGCAAGTATCCAGAAAATTCGAGTACGGCCTGCACGCCGTTTCCTACCTTGCTATGAAAGGCCCCGAACGACCCGTGACGGTCAAGGAGCTGGCTTCCGAAATCGGTTTTTCCCAAGTGTTTCTCGCCAAGGCGATGCAGAGTCTCAACAAGGCAGGCATCACCCGCTCGGTGCAGGGCGTCAAAGGCGGCTACACGCTTGCCAGACCTGCCGAACAGATTACCGTGGCAGACATCGGCGTGGCCATCGAAGGCGAACCACACCTCATGCGCTGCTCCCAGGAGAACTGCGACTGTGAAATTGAATCCACCTGTTCTCACAAAGCCTACATGTTCAACCTTCAGAAAAGAATCCAGCAACTGCTCGCAGAAACGACTGTTGCGTCGCTTCTTCATAATTATCATGCCCCTGTTTCGGGTTGA
- a CDS encoding alpha/beta fold hydrolase, with protein sequence MASKDRWFIWQFSDKDEAKIRYREYGPADSPHTPLLFVHGYGGMIEHWNDNIPAFSDRYRIYAMDLIGFGQSTKPNVRYCLELFAAQIKAFMHLKKLDKIILVGHSMGGAGSVIYAHLNPERVRGLILANPSGLYGDSMDGMAKAFFGLVGSPLIGEMLFAAFANPVGVSQSLTPTYYNQKKVDLNLINQFSRPLPDRGAMFSYLSPSKRPHDFMLEGIKPCNYKGDAWLMWGAEDTALPPHKIIPEFQELLPQAGAYIIPKAGHCIHHDAHETFNARLAHILGRLE encoded by the coding sequence ATGGCATCGAAAGACCGCTGGTTCATCTGGCAATTCTCGGACAAAGACGAAGCAAAAATCCGCTATCGGGAGTACGGCCCGGCTGACTCACCCCACACGCCATTGCTGTTCGTTCACGGTTATGGCGGCATGATCGAGCACTGGAACGACAACATTCCGGCGTTTTCGGACAGGTACAGAATCTACGCGATGGACCTGATCGGTTTCGGCCAGTCCACCAAGCCCAACGTACGGTACTGCCTGGAACTGTTCGCTGCCCAGATCAAGGCGTTCATGCACCTGAAAAAGCTCGACAAAATCATTCTGGTGGGTCACTCGATGGGCGGGGCGGGCAGCGTCATCTATGCGCATCTGAATCCGGAAAGGGTTCGCGGGCTGATTCTGGCCAACCCCTCCGGCCTGTATGGAGACAGCATGGACGGCATGGCCAAAGCTTTCTTCGGACTGGTCGGCTCACCGCTGATCGGCGAAATGCTTTTCGCGGCGTTCGCAAACCCGGTCGGCGTCAGCCAGAGCCTCACCCCGACCTACTACAACCAGAAAAAGGTCGATCTGAACCTGATCAACCAGTTTTCACGCCCACTTCCGGATCGAGGCGCAATGTTTTCGTACCTGTCGCCGTCGAAACGACCGCACGACTTCATGCTCGAGGGCATCAAGCCCTGCAACTACAAGGGCGATGCCTGGCTGATGTGGGGCGCGGAAGATACCGCGCTGCCACCGCACAAAATCATTCCGGAATTCCAGGAGTTGCTTCCGCAGGCAGGCGCCTACATCATTCCGAAAGCGGGTCACTGCATCCACCACGACGCGCACGAAACCTTCAACGCACGCCTCGCCCACATTCTCGGGCGTCTGGAGTGA